From the genome of Corallincola holothuriorum:
AAGTAGTACAGGGTTTGTAGCTCCCCCCCTGTGACGATGCTGCCTGCGGGCAGTTTGTCTTGTGGCTCTTTCTGAACAATGGCGGTGGTGAGCGTGTGGCGTTCCACCAGTTTTGGTTTTAGCAGCGCCATGCCGATAGTGTCAGTGGGTACGGCTGGCTCTGATGCTGCCTCCTGTTCAAGGGTCATTATCTGCTCAGCTGCCGGCGTCTCCTCGATTGTTGCTGGTGGTACTTGTAACGGCGCGCTGTTTGCCGTCGCCGGTTCACTTGGTAAGGCTACGGGTGGGTGTTCGACGTCGATCTCTGCTGTTTCGTCTGCTGCTGGCTTGGGTAACTTTGCTGCCTCAGCGGCAGGCGTCTGTGGTTGCACTTCAGCAGCTAGCCGTTCTGTTGCAATGGGCAGTACGGCGGCGACAGGCAGCGTTCTATCTACGTCATTTGCCACAACGACAGCGCCTTCGGCAGCTAGGGTGTTGTTCGCTTTTTCATCTATAAAAACAAAGTAAAACAACAGGCTGGAGGCACAAGCCAAAGCCAAAATCAGGCCGCAGATACGCCGCCAATGCCACTGATGCTCGATCTGTGCGCTTGGTTCTGGTG
Proteins encoded in this window:
- a CDS encoding DUF2914 domain-containing protein — translated: MPATLNIKVNITPPEPSAQIEHQWHWRRICGLILALACASSLLFYFVFIDEKANNTLAAEGAVVVANDVDRTLPVAAVLPIATERLAAEVQPQTPAAEAAKLPKPAADETAEIDVEHPPVALPSEPATANSAPLQVPPATIEETPAAEQIMTLEQEAASEPAVPTDTIGMALLKPKLVERHTLTTAIVQKEPQDKLPAGSIVTGGELQTLYYFTELSGLAGKTVHHRWLYNERVIADISLRVGSDRWRTYSSKRISASLPGQWRVELRGPSQELLAYYDFYRQP